CACCGTTGCGCTAGCGTCTTTTATCATGCTGCTGGTGATTCCTCGATGGAGTTACCGCCCCATTAATAGTTAACTTGAGAGGTAAACATGATTACAGCAGATGCCCTGAAAAAAGCTTTTCCACTATGCGCAGCGCCTGATGATTGGGTCAAAGCACTGGCGCCAGCCATGGAGAAATATGCCATCAATAGCCCCGCTAGAATCGCTAGCTTTTTGGCACAAACAGGGCATGAATCTAGTCAATTCAACCGCTTGGTAGAAGGTTTAAATTACAAGACAGCGTTGCGGCTCACCAAGGTCTGGCCTAAGCGTTTTCCAGATGAAGCTAGCGCGTTACCTTATGTGAATAACGAAGAAAAACTGGCGAACCTGGTCTATGCCAAACGCTTGGGTAATGGCGATAGCAGTAGTGGTGACGGCTATAAATTTCGTGGTCGCGGCATCATCCAGATCACTGGTCGCAGTAACTATGCTGACGCAGGTAAAGCGTTAGGCCTCGATTTAGTTAACCAGCCTGATTTATTGTTGCAAAAGTCACATGCCGCAATGAGCGCCGCATGGTTCTGGAGCAGTCGCGGACTCAATGCGTTGGCAGATGATCGCACTGATGACAACGATCTGGAAGACTTTACCGAAATCACCAAACGTATTAACGGCGGTAGTGTTGGGCTAAGTGAGCGCTTGGCTTTACTTAACCTAATAGAAGGTCAACTCGCTTAAAATTAACTTTTAGCAGTAAGCCGCCAGAGTGAGGTTACTTCGGCTTTACGTGCTAGATGCAAAGGGTCTGTTGGGTCTGATGCACGCGGATGTGTGGCTTTTGTATCGCGCTTTTCTATTACCGCTAAACCAGCTTTATCAATCGCAGCAAGTAACTCATCGCGAG
This genomic window from Methyloradius palustris contains:
- a CDS encoding glycoside hydrolase family 19 protein, coding for MITADALKKAFPLCAAPDDWVKALAPAMEKYAINSPARIASFLAQTGHESSQFNRLVEGLNYKTALRLTKVWPKRFPDEASALPYVNNEEKLANLVYAKRLGNGDSSSGDGYKFRGRGIIQITGRSNYADAGKALGLDLVNQPDLLLQKSHAAMSAAWFWSSRGLNALADDRTDDNDLEDFTEITKRINGGSVGLSERLALLNLIEGQLA